Proteins encoded within one genomic window of Cyprinus carpio isolate SPL01 chromosome A15, ASM1834038v1, whole genome shotgun sequence:
- the LOC122147802 gene encoding diacylglycerol kinase delta-like has protein sequence MAKKCGVLKEKLDSLLKTLNEEAQASSVMSAPPPTIAEEQVDGEGVVLAPPPAPPTVTAPCSPRPPAAIFKPREQLMLRANSLKKAIRQIIEHTEKAVDEQNAQTVEGLASLPAEEFENTPEVVGGQTADGRFHSCGFPAGIAARRSFMKRKPLRSQPCSGQAALCTDTQGSSTVLITLSSELAHAVNASLYRPTGSGVRKLQKAPRGESVLWIMTS, from the exons ATGGCTAAAAAG TGTGGTGTGCTGAAAGAAAAGTTGGACTCGTTATTGAAAACGCTTAACGAGGAAGCCCAGGCCAGCAGTGTGATGTCTGCGCCGCCGCCCACCATCGCTGAGGAGCAGGTGGATGGGGAGGGTGTGGTTCTGGCTCCGCCCCCTGCCCCGCCCACAGTCACAGCCCCTTGTTCGCCTCGGCCGCCCGCCGCTATCTTCAAACCCCGAGAGCAGCTGATGCTTCGAGCCAACAGCCTGAAGAAAGCCATCAGACAAATCATAGAGCACACCGAGAAAG CTGTGGATGAACAGAACGCTCAGACGGTGGAGGGTTTGGCTTCACTGCCGGCGGAg GAGTTCGAGAACACTCCTGAAGTCGTGGGAGGACAAACAGCAGATGGGAGATTCCACAGCTGTGGTTTCCCAGCAGGCATTGCAGCCAGGAGATCGTTTATGAAGAGGAAGCCACTCAGATCCCAGCCTTGTTCGGGACAGGCAGCGTTGTGCACTGATACACAG GGAAGCAGCACAGTTCTCATAACACTATCGAGCGAGTTGGCTCATGCAGTCAACGCCAGTCTCTATAGGCCCACAGGCTCTGGTGTACGCAAACTCCAAAAAGCACCGCGGGGTGAGTCGGTGTTGTGGATTATGACGTCATAA